The following DNA comes from Methanobacterium sp..
GATTGGAGGATTAAAAATGGAGGAAACCCTGTTAATGATACCAGGACCTACAAGAGTAGCTCCTAGAGTACTAAAAGCCCTGTCAGAGGCAATAATAAACCATAGAAGTGCTGAATTTGCTGAAATTTTAACTGAAACAAATGAAATGATGTCAGAAATTTTCCAGACAGATAATCAATCCTATACCATAACCGGTTCTGGAACAGCAGCCATGGAGGCAGCTGTAGGAAATATCCTAAACAAAGGAGATAAAATTTTAAATATCGTAGGTGGAAAATTCGGTGAAAGGTTTATGCAAATAGCAAAAACCAATGGAGGATCCCCTATAGAACTCAAAGTAGAATGGGGAACTGCAGTAAACCCAGAAGATGTCAAAAACATTTTAGATGAAAACGAAGACATTAAAGCTGTTACAATAGTTCATAATGAAACTTCAACAGGAGTTGCAAATCCTATTGAAGAAGTTGGAAATGTTCTTAAGGATTATGATGCATTATACGTTGTTGATACTGTTTCATCCCTTGGAGGAGATGATGTAGCAGTAGATGATTATAATATTGATATTTGTGTTACTGGTTCACAGAAATGCCTTGCAGCACCGCCAGGAATGGCTGCAATTACAGTAAGTGATGATGCATGGAATCTGATTGATAAAGTACAATCTAGTTCATATTATCTTGATATAAGGAAATATAAAAAGTATGGAAACAATAAACCATCTGAAACTCCATTTACTCCATCTGTTTCATTAATGTATGCCATGAAAGAAGCATTAAACGTGGTTATGGAAGAAGGGCTTGAAAGCAGGATAAAAAGACATAAATTAGCTGCAGAAGCAACAAAAAATGGTATAAAAGCCATTGGTCTTGAATTATTTGCTCAAGAAGAAGTTTCATCTGCAACCGTAACAGCCATTAAAATGCCTGAAGGCGTAACTGATAAAGACATGAGAGGCACAATGAGAGATAAATATGGAATAGTGCTTGCTGGTGGTCAGGATCATCTAAAAGGTAACGTATTCAGAATAGGTCATATGGGTAACGTTACTTATAAGGATATTGTAACAACAATTTCTGCACTTGAAATGACTTTAAAAGGCCTTGGATTTGATGTTGAATTAGGAAAAGGAGTTGGAGCGGTAGCAGATACTTATCTAACTTCAAAACACCTCTAATTCTTCTTATTTTATATTTCAAAAGCTTTTATTAAATGAATTATCTACCCACATCTTTAATCATTGCACCCACAGTTTTAATAA
Coding sequences within:
- a CDS encoding alanine--glyoxylate aminotransferase family protein, yielding MEETLLMIPGPTRVAPRVLKALSEAIINHRSAEFAEILTETNEMMSEIFQTDNQSYTITGSGTAAMEAAVGNILNKGDKILNIVGGKFGERFMQIAKTNGGSPIELKVEWGTAVNPEDVKNILDENEDIKAVTIVHNETSTGVANPIEEVGNVLKDYDALYVVDTVSSLGGDDVAVDDYNIDICVTGSQKCLAAPPGMAAITVSDDAWNLIDKVQSSSYYLDIRKYKKYGNNKPSETPFTPSVSLMYAMKEALNVVMEEGLESRIKRHKLAAEATKNGIKAIGLELFAQEEVSSATVTAIKMPEGVTDKDMRGTMRDKYGIVLAGGQDHLKGNVFRIGHMGNVTYKDIVTTISALEMTLKGLGFDVELGKGVGAVADTYLTSKHL